In Phocoena phocoena chromosome 8, mPhoPho1.1, whole genome shotgun sequence, the following are encoded in one genomic region:
- the SLN gene encoding sarcolipin produces MERSTRELCLNFTVVLITVILIWLLVRSYQY; encoded by the coding sequence ATGGAACGATCCACCAGGGAGCTGTGTCTCAACTTCACCGTTGTCCTGATTACAGTTATCCTTATATGGCTCCTTGTGAGATCCTATCAGTACTGA